The nucleotide sequence ACCACAAGAGCGCCTTCGCCTTCAGCAATAAAACTCACCTGAATTTCTTCATGTTGATGAAACTTATCATAGAATATTAATTCCTTATCTTCTTGATAAATTAGAGCGTCATGCTCAGGTTTAGGTATTTGAAAAGGTAATACTTTCATCGCATGAATATATGCAAATAATATTCAAAAATTTATTAATTATAACATTTTAGGATAATATAATATGTATTATGGATAAGAACTCATTATTTTTATTTTAAAATCTGTACTATTTTTATCAAAACAAAATTAATTACAATGAGTTTAAAATGGGAAGGCGTAATGCCAGCAGTAACAACAAAGTTCACGAATGATGATACTTTAGATTTGCAAATGTTTGAAACCAATATCAAAGCACAATTAGATGCTGGAGTCCACGGTATTGTGTTAGGAGGAACTTTAGGTGAGGCAAGTACCTTATTAGATGAAGAAAAAAGCATTCTAACACAAGAAACTGTAAAAATAGTTAATGGAAAAGTTCCTGTGTTAATGAATGTAGCTGAGCAATCAACTAAAGGTGCAATAGCTGTAGCTCAAAAAGCTGAGAAGGATGGTGCAAAGGGATTAATGATGTTACCTCCAATGCGTTATAAAGCTGGAGACACGGAAACCGTAGAGTATTTTAAGGCTGTAGCTAATAACACCTCATTACCAATAATGATTTATAATAATCCTGTGGATTATAAAATTGAAGTCACCTTGGATATGTTTGAAGAACTTCTAAAATGTGATAACATTGAAGCGGTAAAAGAGTCTACTAGAGATATATCTAATGTAACTAGAATAAAAAACAGATTTGGGGACAGATTAAAAATAATGACAGGAGTAGATACTGTTGCTCTTGAGAGTTTATTAATGGGAGCCGATGGATGGATAGCAGGTTTGGTTTGTGCTTTTCCACGAGAAACTGTTGCTATTTACGAACTGCAAAAAGCAGGAAGAATACAAGAATCAATAGAAATTTATAGATGGTTTTTACCGTTGCTAGAGTTAGATATTAACCCTAAATTAGTACAAAATATCAAACTAGCTGAAGTAGCCACAGGAATTGGAACAGAGAATGTACGTGCACCACGTTTACCTCTTTTTGGAGAAGAAAGAACAAAAGTACTAGCAATTATTGCTAAAGGAATGCGAACTAGACCAACATTACCAGAATATAAAAATTTACAATCGCTAATATAATAATGTAAATATGTTAGAAATAAGACCAACATGCGAACATTGCAACAAATCATTGCCACACGATTCTAGTGATGCAATGATTTGTACGTTTGAATGTACCTTTTGTAAAGATTGTGTTGAGAGTGTATTACAGCATGTATGTCCTAATTGTGGAGGTGGTTTTGAAAAACGTCCAATTAGACCAAAAAAGTTATTAGAAAAATATCCAGTTTCAACTAAAATAGTGCATAAGCCTGTCGATGTTGAAACTCACCT is from Pontimicrobium sp. SW4 and encodes:
- a CDS encoding DUF1272 domain-containing protein is translated as MLEIRPTCEHCNKSLPHDSSDAMICTFECTFCKDCVESVLQHVCPNCGGGFEKRPIRPKKLLEKYPVSTKIVHKPVDVETHLKRINQ
- a CDS encoding dihydrodipicolinate synthase family protein produces the protein MSLKWEGVMPAVTTKFTNDDTLDLQMFETNIKAQLDAGVHGIVLGGTLGEASTLLDEEKSILTQETVKIVNGKVPVLMNVAEQSTKGAIAVAQKAEKDGAKGLMMLPPMRYKAGDTETVEYFKAVANNTSLPIMIYNNPVDYKIEVTLDMFEELLKCDNIEAVKESTRDISNVTRIKNRFGDRLKIMTGVDTVALESLLMGADGWIAGLVCAFPRETVAIYELQKAGRIQESIEIYRWFLPLLELDINPKLVQNIKLAEVATGIGTENVRAPRLPLFGEERTKVLAIIAKGMRTRPTLPEYKNLQSLI